One window of Bacteroidota bacterium genomic DNA carries:
- a CDS encoding phosphatase PAP2 family protein — translation MLSKLLEWDKELFLFINGHYSGFWDFVMYWLSNGAIWIPLYIFFIAMIIKRYRWFSVVIILLAAILVTLSDQSSVHLFKNLVIRLRPCHDPGLANLVHLVNGKCGGEYGFVSSHATNMFALSVFLIHLLGNRIFTPLILIWATAICYSRVYLGVHFPGDVIGGAILGIIIGLVLGRLCMYLYHEYSRRRSAPD, via the coding sequence ATGTTAAGTAAACTCCTGGAGTGGGATAAAGAGTTGTTTCTTTTTATCAACGGCCACTATAGCGGTTTTTGGGATTTTGTGATGTACTGGCTGAGTAATGGAGCGATATGGATACCACTGTATATTTTTTTCATTGCCATGATCATCAAAAGGTACCGCTGGTTCTCCGTAGTCATTATTTTGTTGGCCGCTATCCTTGTCACATTAAGCGATCAATCGTCTGTTCATCTTTTCAAGAATCTCGTCATCCGGCTGCGGCCCTGTCATGATCCCGGACTGGCAAATCTGGTCCATCTCGTCAATGGAAAATGCGGAGGTGAATATGGTTTTGTTTCATCACATGCCACCAATATGTTCGCCCTTTCTGTTTTTTTAATTCATCTTCTTGGGAACAGGATTTTTACGCCGCTGATACTGATATGGGCAACTGCCATTTGCTACAGCAGGGTATACCTGGGTGTGCATTTCCCGGGAGATGTGATTGGCGGAGCTATATTGGGAATTATTATCGGATTGGTCCTGGGCAGGTTATGCATGTATTTATACCATGAATATTCCAGGAGGAGGAGTGCGCCAGATTAA